One region of Candidatus Bathyarchaeia archaeon genomic DNA includes:
- a CDS encoding glycosyltransferase family 2 protein → MAALTVSVIIPAYNEERSIDDVLFRAEKALDALSLPYEVIVVDDGSTDRTRFLAENHKVTVISNGVNYGKGYALRRGLKDATGEVVIMMDADGSHRPEEIKRLIEPLTNGADAVIGSRFASKEGRRSTKKLHVLGNMMFNLLLRVFTGRRITDSQTGFRAFKKRVLEEIQITSDGYAVEIELTVKTLRNGFRVHEEPITFDRRNHGNSHVNPLRDGIRILKTMVQATVKARMQR, encoded by the coding sequence ATGGCAGCTTTAACGGTGTCAGTGATTATTCCAGCCTATAATGAAGAGAGGAGTATCGATGACGTATTGTTTAGGGCCGAGAAGGCACTTGATGCGTTGAGTCTGCCATATGAGGTCATAGTTGTCGACGACGGTTCAACTGACAGGACAAGGTTTCTAGCTGAAAACCACAAAGTGACCGTAATAAGCAATGGAGTCAATTATGGCAAAGGATACGCTCTTAGAAGAGGACTCAAAGACGCCACCGGTGAAGTTGTCATTATGATGGATGCTGACGGTTCACATAGACCTGAAGAGATCAAACGCCTAATTGAACCGCTGACAAATGGAGCTGACGCCGTCATTGGATCAAGGTTTGCCAGCAAAGAAGGAAGACGTTCAACCAAAAAGCTCCACGTTCTCGGCAACATGATGTTCAACCTATTGCTTCGAGTCTTCACTGGGAGAAGAATAACTGACAGCCAAACAGGATTCCGAGCTTTCAAGAAAAGGGTATTAGAGGAAATCCAGATAACAAGCGATGGTTACGCTGTGGAAATCGAACTAACCGTGAAAACACTTAGAAACGGATTTAGAGTTCATGAGGAACCGATTACATTTGACAGAAGAAATCACGGTAACTCGCACGTTAACCCTTTGCGAGACGGCATCCGAATTCTCAAGACAATGGTTCAGGCAACAGTCAAGGCACGAATGCAGAGATAG